One window of the Staphylococcus equorum genome contains the following:
- a CDS encoding cation:proton antiporter, with the protein MLLIVIFLALGIFSQWFATRIKWPSIVVMAIVGLLVGPIFGLINPQESLGQEVFSPLVSLAVAIILFEGSSNLDFRELKGISKAVMRIITIGATIAWILGSIALHYVLGFSWAISLVLGGLFLITGPTVIQPLLKQAKVRKSVDSILRWESIILDPIGPMLALGAFYVFQIFEQGFELQIILSFVLRFLVAVVIGFGASYLFMWLIKRDLIPQNLMPPIQLVFILLIFAICDEILPESGLLAVTIFGLMMARMKRHDLIFKESDHFIENTSSIMISTVFILITSSLTLEVLKSVMSWKLFIFCAIMIILIRPISIILATINTEISKRERAMVSMMAPRGIVVLTVAQFFGGLFVEKGTPMAEFITPVTFGLVFITVVIYGFSFLPLSKVMRLSSTEPPGVIIVGESEFAFHLGAKLREHNIPVMAFNLFKNTSQRSHDLDFEIFEGNLLSSNDRIYADMTRYNKCLLMTQSFVFNSLAFNELVPEFGLKNVDMMPVSFSDEHARSNVDGPIKNHILFDWNFTSRWFNRFIKDHNIIEIPVSCKGELTKNDMILYHISDGKVVTFKRGNNNPVESEKGMIGYLKDAYLHQNI; encoded by the coding sequence ATGTTGCTCATCGTTATATTTTTAGCGCTCGGCATTTTCAGCCAGTGGTTTGCTACCAGAATTAAATGGCCATCGATTGTAGTCATGGCTATCGTAGGGTTACTCGTAGGGCCTATATTTGGTCTGATTAACCCTCAAGAAAGTTTAGGACAAGAAGTGTTCAGTCCGTTAGTATCATTAGCTGTAGCTATTATCTTATTCGAAGGAAGTAGTAATTTAGACTTTCGTGAATTAAAAGGTATTTCTAAGGCAGTGATGCGTATCATTACTATAGGAGCTACGATTGCTTGGATCTTAGGTTCAATTGCCTTACATTATGTATTAGGATTCTCATGGGCAATTTCACTCGTCTTAGGCGGTTTATTTTTAATAACGGGGCCTACCGTAATTCAACCATTATTAAAACAAGCTAAAGTTCGAAAAAGTGTAGATTCAATATTAAGATGGGAAAGTATCATACTTGATCCTATTGGACCTATGTTAGCGCTCGGTGCTTTTTATGTGTTTCAAATATTTGAGCAGGGCTTTGAATTGCAAATTATATTGAGTTTCGTCTTACGCTTCTTAGTAGCTGTGGTCATCGGTTTTGGTGCATCATACTTATTTATGTGGCTGATTAAACGTGATTTAATCCCTCAAAATCTCATGCCACCGATTCAATTAGTCTTTATTTTATTAATATTTGCTATTTGTGATGAAATTTTACCAGAATCTGGATTACTTGCAGTTACAATTTTCGGTTTAATGATGGCACGTATGAAACGTCACGATTTAATATTCAAAGAATCTGATCATTTTATTGAGAACACGTCATCAATCATGATCTCGACGGTATTTATTTTAATTACATCTTCTTTAACATTAGAAGTGTTAAAAAGTGTCATGTCATGGAAATTATTTATTTTCTGTGCAATCATGATTATTTTAATTAGACCGATTTCAATCATACTGGCTACGATAAATACAGAAATTTCAAAACGTGAACGCGCGATGGTATCTATGATGGCGCCGCGTGGTATTGTCGTACTTACTGTTGCTCAGTTTTTTGGTGGCTTATTTGTAGAGAAAGGTACACCAATGGCTGAATTCATCACGCCAGTTACTTTTGGATTAGTGTTTATTACCGTAGTAATTTATGGTTTTAGTTTCTTACCATTGAGTAAAGTTATGAGGCTTTCAAGTACAGAACCACCAGGTGTAATCATTGTAGGAGAAAGTGAATTTGCTTTTCATCTCGGCGCAAAATTGAGAGAACATAATATTCCAGTTATGGCATTTAATTTATTTAAAAATACGTCTCAACGCTCACATGATTTAGATTTTGAAATTTTTGAAGGCAATTTACTGTCTAGTAATGATCGTATTTATGCAGATATGACGCGTTACAACAAATGTTTACTCATGACGCAATCATTTGTATTTAACAGTCTAGCATTTAATGAATTAGTCCCAGAATTTGGTTTGAAAAATGTAGATATGATGCCCGTGTCGTTTAGTGATGAACATGCACGAAGTAATGTGGACGGGCCAATCAAAAATCATATCCTTTTTGATTGGAATTTTACATCACGTTGGTTTAACCGTTTTATTAAAGATCACAATATTATAGAAATACCAGTATCTTGTAAAGGTGAGTTAACTAAAAATGATATGATACTTTATCATATTAGTGATGGTAAAGTCGTAACATTCAAGCGTGGTAATAATAATCCTGTAGAATCAGAAAAAGGGATGATTGGTTATTTGAAAGACGCTTATTTACATCAGAATATATAG